A genome region from Crossiella equi includes the following:
- the casA gene encoding type I-E CRISPR-associated protein Cse1/CasA — MANSGPAGGDVRGGAAVEPGRAGEEHEMGLGVPTYDLLERPWIPVRRLGQADVDLVGLRELFTHAHELADLAVPLPPAAAGLWRVLYALTARIADLRPQEWLDQRLDLLDQGHFDPEDIEAYCGKHAGAFDLFGPRPWMQEPTLRQQCPAPSGINKLVFGRPTGSNQVWFGHFTDARPEPVPTPEAIQHLLIQHYYGPSGRCTARKAGDGQLANSTKGILRSTLSYHPVGDTLFESLLLGLPSPGDDPGGQPDDLCPWERTQPLDPLGRPPYPSWPGGLLTGRSRHAVLLLPDATGANVIDAYVTWAWREPGADVPDPYLIYQLSKENNLYGRRAEIERGLWRDLDALLRHTSLGSQPRRPQVFDGLKELPSELLNRVRIRAYGFDQDGQTREKRWLSALTPPVLHRMEEASKEAPQQIGLLREHAEALGEKLKTVLIGAWHQATATTDKAKTGPWAVRAARFYWPAAEREFWDRLAAEEIDTSPDRFRELAHDAIDAALSETDEAKRTVAKAIAAAHRNLNRKNRGKEST; from the coding sequence GTGGCTAACTCCGGTCCGGCCGGTGGCGATGTTCGTGGCGGTGCCGCGGTCGAGCCCGGCCGCGCGGGGGAGGAGCACGAGATGGGGCTCGGTGTGCCCACCTACGACCTGCTGGAACGACCGTGGATTCCAGTACGCCGCTTGGGCCAGGCTGATGTCGATCTGGTGGGGTTGCGGGAGTTGTTCACCCACGCGCACGAGCTCGCTGACCTCGCGGTTCCGCTCCCGCCGGCCGCGGCCGGGTTGTGGCGGGTGCTCTACGCCCTGACCGCCCGCATCGCCGACCTGCGCCCGCAGGAGTGGCTGGATCAGCGCCTGGACCTGCTCGACCAGGGCCACTTCGACCCAGAAGACATCGAGGCCTACTGCGGCAAGCACGCAGGCGCCTTTGACCTGTTCGGGCCGCGGCCGTGGATGCAGGAACCCACCCTCCGCCAGCAGTGCCCTGCTCCGTCCGGGATCAACAAGCTCGTCTTCGGCCGCCCGACCGGCAGCAACCAGGTGTGGTTCGGCCACTTCACCGACGCCCGCCCCGAACCCGTCCCCACACCCGAGGCGATCCAGCACCTGCTGATCCAGCACTACTACGGCCCGTCCGGGCGCTGCACCGCGCGCAAGGCCGGAGACGGTCAGCTGGCCAACTCCACCAAGGGGATCCTGCGCTCCACCCTGTCCTACCACCCCGTCGGCGACACGCTGTTCGAGTCGCTGCTGCTCGGTCTGCCCAGCCCTGGCGACGACCCCGGCGGCCAGCCTGACGACCTGTGTCCGTGGGAACGGACCCAGCCCCTGGACCCGCTGGGAAGGCCCCCGTATCCGAGCTGGCCCGGCGGGCTGCTCACCGGACGCTCCCGGCACGCGGTCCTGCTCCTCCCGGATGCCACCGGGGCCAACGTCATCGACGCCTACGTCACCTGGGCCTGGCGCGAACCCGGCGCCGATGTGCCGGACCCGTACCTGATCTACCAGCTCAGCAAGGAGAACAACCTCTACGGGCGCCGGGCGGAGATCGAGCGCGGCCTCTGGCGGGACCTGGACGCGCTGCTGCGCCACACCAGCCTCGGCTCCCAGCCGCGTCGGCCTCAGGTCTTCGACGGCCTCAAGGAGCTGCCCAGCGAGCTGCTGAACAGAGTCCGGATCCGCGCCTACGGCTTCGACCAGGACGGTCAGACGCGGGAGAAGCGGTGGCTGTCCGCGCTCACCCCGCCGGTGCTCCACCGGATGGAGGAGGCATCCAAGGAAGCACCACAGCAGATCGGGCTGCTCCGTGAACACGCCGAAGCCTTGGGAGAGAAGCTGAAAACGGTACTCATCGGCGCCTGGCACCAGGCCACCGCAACCACCGATAAGGCCAAGACCGGGCCTTGGGCCGTTCGTGCCGCCCGCTTCTACTGGCCCGCCGCCGAACGGGAGTTCTGGGACCGCCTGGCCGCTGAAGAGATCGACACCTCACCGGACCGCTTCCGGGAGTTGGCCCACGATGCCATCGACGCCGCGCTGAGTGAGACCGATGAGGCCAAGCGCACCGTGGCCAAGGCGATCGCCGCCGCCCACCGCAACCTCAACCGCAAAAACCGGGGCAAGGAGAGCACGTGA
- the casB gene encoding type I-E CRISPR-associated protein Cse2/CasB has protein sequence MSTALTTQAATPARATTVEERFVERIQQLCARSAAARNQLRRTERRRPEDASRAVHQVVARWLPDNPSPGRERAYYTVAALIAAQPNTTHRATDEQTSPEADDTEPAARARTRWANLGGTLARACLGRPAGAKTIGFASAERHLELICRQGLHGLHRHLPTVIRRMSEIDASPDWARLLNDLARWENTPRLVAKQWQQAFYRTAYELDPDALETGE, from the coding sequence GTGAGCACCGCCCTCACCACCCAAGCAGCCACGCCTGCCAGGGCCACGACCGTGGAGGAGAGGTTCGTCGAGCGCATCCAGCAGCTGTGCGCCCGCTCGGCCGCGGCCCGCAACCAACTTCGTCGTACCGAACGTCGGCGCCCTGAAGACGCCAGCCGCGCCGTGCACCAGGTCGTGGCGCGCTGGCTGCCCGACAACCCCAGCCCCGGCCGCGAACGCGCCTACTACACCGTGGCCGCCCTCATCGCCGCCCAGCCCAACACCACCCATCGCGCCACCGACGAGCAGACCTCGCCAGAAGCCGATGACACCGAACCAGCGGCACGAGCGCGGACCCGATGGGCCAACCTGGGCGGGACCCTGGCCCGCGCCTGCCTGGGGCGGCCCGCCGGCGCGAAGACGATCGGCTTCGCCAGCGCCGAGCGGCACCTGGAGCTGATCTGCCGCCAGGGCCTGCACGGCCTGCACCGCCACCTGCCCACCGTCATCCGCCGCATGAGTGAGATCGACGCGAGCCCGGACTGGGCGCGCCTGCTCAACGACCTGGCCCGCTGGGAGAACACACCCCGGCTGGTGGCCAAGCAATGGCAGCAGGCCTTCTACCGCACCGCCTACGAACTCGACCCCGACGCCCTTGAGACCGGAGAGTAG